The Coraliomargarita sinensis DNA segment CACCATGGCGATAGCCGGCAAAGACCCGAACCGTGCCTACAACATGCTGTCCTCCCGCGATGACACCAATTCATGGCAGTATCAAATGGTCTTCATGCTCTGGGCGGGACAGGACATGGACGCTGCCATGGCCAAAGTGGATGCCATGGAATCCGGCGAGGAAAGAACCTATGCGCTTTCCGGCATCATCAGCGGCATGGCCAGCAAGAACATCAACCGGGCCGCCGATTACGCGGTCTCTCTCGACAACGACCAGGAACGGGAGCGTGCCCTGCAAACCGTCATGAGTACCTGGATCAATCAGGACATCGAAGGCGCGATGGCATTCCTCAGCCAGATGGAAGAAGGCGAGACCAAGAACCAGGTGATTCAAAACTCCATCTGGTCGCTTGCGCGCAGCGACCCCGAACGTGCCATGGAACTGGCCCAAACCCAAATGACCGGTCGCGCTCAGGACAATGCCATCTCGAATGTCATCCGGCAAATCGCCCGACAGGAACCGGAAAAAGCGGCCGAAATGATCGCCAACCTCCCCTACGGACGGGTGTATTCCAGCTCGATTCGTTCGATCGCCCGGGAATGGGGCGGCGAGGATCCCATGGCCGCTCTCTCCTGGGTGGAAACCCTTGGTGATGGCGAAGAAAAGGACCGGGCCTACAGTAGTATTCTCAGCAGCTTTGCCCGCAACAAACCGGACGAAGCCAAAGTTTATCTCCAGCAAATGCCGGAGGGGGACAACCGTGTCGATCTGGCGGAAAACATTGCCCAGAAGATGGCCGACAACGATCCGCAGGAAGCTCTCTTCTGGGCCCAGTCGTTGCAGGATGAGGCCGCCGTCGAACGCGCCTCGCATGCCGCCATCTCGAAGTGGGCCTCCCAGGATCCGCAGGCCGTGGTCAATTACTTGCAAACCTCCGGTGGCGAAAGCCAGTTGGAAGAGCATGCCGGGACTATCGCCGACAACTGGGCCCGCACGGACGTCGAAAGCGCTGCGGACTGGGCTCTCGGACTGGAGGGCGCGGCCCAGGAACGAGCGGTCGAGCAGGTGTCCCGCGAGTGGTTGGAACACAATACCGAAGAGGCCTCGATCTGGATCGCCGACCTGGAATCCGGCCCGGCCCGCGATAGTGCGGTGCGCAATCTCGTCAACCAAGTCTACCGGTCCGACCCCGAGTCCGCCTTTGCCTGGGCCACCACCATCGGCGATGCGCGCAACCGGGAATACAACTCCGAGCGCGTGATCCGCGAAATGAAGCAGGAGGGCAAATCCAACGAAGCCCGCCAGGCCATTCAAAGGAGCGATCTCAGCGATAAGGAAAAAGAGAATCTACTCAAGAAACTGGACTGATTCGGCGGCAGTTTCAATTCTGCCGGATTAAGTCAGTATTCTTCTTGTTGTGGTCTCTTTTCTGCTAATGCTCGGCATTAATGAATTTACTTGCTTCCAAACCCGGCCGCCTGGTGGCCTTCGGCGGACTTTATCTTAGCGAAGGGATACCCGGCGGTTTCCTCATGATGGCGATCGCCACGGAAATACAACGCCGCGGCATGGAAGGCGCCTCCATCTATAGCGCCTTCATCGCACTATTGGCCCTGCCCTGGGTTTTTAAATTCATGATGGGGCCCTTCGTGGACAACATCCGGCTCAAGCGTTTTGGCGCCCGTAAACAATGGATTGTGTTGTCACAGTCGATCATGGTGCTGGCGCTCGGGATGGCCATGTTCTTCCTGCCGGAAACAATCGACGTTCCGGAAAACGAGGTGAAAGGCATCCTGGCGACCATTGAAGGCCTTTACTTGTCGGGCATCGTCCTCTTCGGCGGACTCTTGTTTCTGCACAATTTCTTTGCCGCCACACAGGACGCGGCCATTGACGCCATGGCCTGTCAGGTGCTGCGGGAAGAGGAACGCGGCCTCGCCAATGGTGTGATGTTCAGTTGCACCCATGCCGGCTACCTGCTCGGCGGCTCGGGTGCCCTCTGGCTCAAGGGGAGCTTCGGAAGCTTTGAAGCGTCCAGCATGGTCGTTCTGGCCTTCATGGGCTGTATCCTCACCGGAGTGATTTTTCTGATTAAGGAAAAATCGGCGGCTCAGGAGATCGCCGACGGAGAGCTTCCCGCGCCGGAACCGGGACACAGCGGCTGGCAAGCGGCCAAGGAACAGATCATCGACTACTTCAAAACCATCTGGAAAGATATCTTCCTCTCCAAGAACGGCATCCTCTCCGTTATGCTGGCCCTGACCCCGATCGGCGCGCTGGCGCTGAGCATGCTTTTGTCGACTTTAATGGCCCCGCGCCTGGGGATGACGGACAATGAAATTGCGGCGCTCAATACCGCCAGCACCTTTGTGTTTATCCCCTTCTGCCTGTTGGGCGGCTGGCTCTCCGACCGATTCGACCGTCGCGTTGTTCTGGGAATCACCGCCTCCATGACCGTCATCCCGAGCCTCTGGATCGGCTGGCAATTCAAGCAGGCCGGCTGGGACCACCCGCCGGAAGCCATTGATGGCACCTGGCCGCGGGAAGAAGCCCTCATCGTCTCCTGGTGGATCGCCACCCTCGCCTTCTCCGTCTTCAACGGTCTCAAATACGCGGTGAAGAATGCCCTCTACATGGACATCGTCACCCCCAAGATCGCGGCAACGCAGTTCACCGCCCTGATGGCATTTACCAACCTGACCAATATCTACAGTAAGCTCTGGCAGGGGCAGGCCCTCGATACCATCAATGGCTGGAACTGGACGGTGTGGAATCTGATCTACGTCGATGCCGGCATCGGCCTGCTCTTCCTCATCGTCCTCTACTTCATCAAACCGACGCCAAGGGAAAAAAGAGCCCCGGATATCGCCGCCTGATAACCGGACACGGACGAGACGCCTGTGCTACAGCAGCAGCTTTATACGAAATCGAATTAAAATTGATAGTATCCAACAGTTTATTTTGTAGCGATGGCAGCATGCCTCGGCGTAATCCGATGAAGACGGGCCCTCTGCCATCTTCATGCATAGCTATCGGGATAGAGCCAGAGACTGGCTCTGCTACATCAATCCGATTGAACATAATTAAATCGTACGTATCTTTCCCCTTCACTTTCACTTTTGTCTCCGCTGACCAGCGGATACAAAAAGGCCCCGCATGTGCCGTATGTGGGGAGTCCTTGGCCTTTTGCGTCTAAGGTGGGTGCTTTCCCGACGTGTTTTTGTCTTCCGGTTTACGGCTGGACAGCCACCGCCGGGGGCTAGCTCCCGTTTGCTAAAGAGTAAAGGACAGAACTCCGTTAATTCTCGAACACTGCAGGGTAAGTTAGACAGTAGATGGACTTTCTTCTGAATCAACCGGAAAGCACCCTATTTGCGTCGATTTTATAGCGCCTTGCTCGCGCCAACCCGTTCACCAATTCGCCTCGCAACTCGCATGCCGCTTGCGATATTCACGCGACCAGGACGGGCGCTCCACTCTCCCGGCATAGATCGCCCATGAAACCGAACGGATTTCGGCCTCGCTGAGCGAGACCGGAGCCTTGAGCCCATACCGTGCCACCTCAAACAGCAGAAGACTGCTTTCCATTCGCGGTTTCTGGACGAAGGCGGTCATCGCATCGACGAAGTCCTCCGGATCGGAGTGTCTGGCCAGATAGTGCGCACGCACGCCCCAGAGCGGCGGCGCCAGCATCGCATCCATCCTCGACTCCCCCACGCCATGGCATGTGTGGCAATGCGTGCCCATCAGCGCGACACCCTGCTCAATCGCACCTTCGGGGGCTACGCTCAGATCGAGCTCCGCCTTGCGCTCACATGCCACAAAAGACATCGGCAACAAAAGACAGAGGATGCGTGCCCGCCTAGGCTTCATGGCTCCAAATCAAGGTAACACTCGGGCCGGAAACGCGGCGTGCAAATGGCCAGAAAGATCAAATCCTCATTCCCGCGGCTCATAATCCGTTGCCGTACTCCGGGCGGGATGCGCACCACATCCCCGGGGCCGACTTCAGTCGGAGGCAACTCCCCGACCTCCACTCGCCCGCGGCCGGATTGTATCACATAACGCTCGGCCGTCCCCTCCAGCCGATGCCAGGCTGTCGTCACACCTGCGGCCACCCGCGCCCGGGCAATCGAGACATCCGGATCGCTGCCATCATTGGACAGCTCCAAAATCGCACAACGCTCGGAAGTGTCGTATTCCTGCGAGGCCCCGTGCTTTATGATTTCCGGTTTCATGGAGTGGCTGAACTTGCTGCGTTGTTGGCCCTTGGGATGTCTTTTTCGATTCAGGCCCGCCGCTTGCAAGTCTGACCCTGACGACCAGCCAAGAGATACGCGGTCGGTCCAAAAACCGGAATCAGAAAGACCACGAGGAGCCAGACACCTTTCATCGTGCCATTCATCTTCGTGTTCATCGCACAATGCACCAGATAACATATCGACAATCCGTAGCCCAGGACGGCAAAAAGGACTAGAATCTCGGCACCTGAAATATTCTGCAGGAATCCAGATATAACATGGGGCCTCATACGCTGGGTTCAGATGTGACAGTCAAGCCAGTCGTTGACGCGAGTACTAGCGTAAACCGGGGGAGACATTCAATTTGGGTTGAGAGTCGAACGGAGAATTGGAGCTGCTGCACATCATGGGCGCAAAAAACAGCAGAAAGACCAAAATACCGATTACCGCCATAATAATCTGTAACGTGACGTATCGATTGGCCGCTTTGCCGACAGAATCGTCACTCCGGTCTTCAAACTGATAGTTCTTTGTGGGGTAATTTGCGCGCTTTTGCGGGGCGCTACTGTCCCCGGAAAGGATTTTCTTTTTAGCCGCTTCAAACTCTTCTGAGCTAAGAGCGCCCTGCTCTTTGAGATCGGCCAGCTTGGATAGTTCGTCAGATATACTCATTTATTACCCGTATTCTAAATGTCACCCTAGCCCTAAAGCTTTCGGCTTCAAGGTAATCTTATTTCTTATTTAAAGGGGGCTGGCCCGATTGCTTGACCGTAGCGATGGCACGCGAGTGCCGTCGATTGCCGTACGTAGTTAAGAGTACTTACCGTAGTCGCTCTGCTTATAGCCGTGCGACCCGAATCGGCTAAAAGGCAGCACATGCCAGCTGGGGTGACCGCCTGAAGCGGGTTACTTACCTCCAGCAGCAGAAAACACGCGTCTACCGATTATCTAAGTGGTATTATAGCTTATCAAAAACAGCTAGTTCGTCTCAGCTTTACCCGACTGTCCGCTCCTTGTCTGCCCGAACAACCAGCTTAGGGCTTCGTCGTCGCGGTATGCCCGATCCCATGAATTGTGCCCCACGCCTTCATACTCGGTGTACCGCACCTTGCCCCCGACCCGCTCCAGCGCGGCTACCATGTCCCTGGATCGCTGCGCCTTGACCACGGTGTCGGCCCCGCCGTGGAAGACCCAGATGGGAATGTTCCTGATCGTTTCTGCCAAAGCGGTGTCGCCCCCGCCGCAGACAGGCATGGCCGCGGCAAATGTCTCCGGCATGCGTTGGATGATATCCCAGGTGGCGTAACCTCCCATCGACAAACCGGTTACGTAGATCCGCGAGGCATCGACCGGGTAGGTTTTCCGGACCTCCCGCAAGAGCTCGACGACCAGTCGCATGGATGCGGAGGGCTTGTCCGGCATGATGTGGGAATCCGCGCCCCAGGGCGTATTCACCCACTTCTCGCCGGCAGGACATTGCGGGGCGACAATGATCGCGGGTTCGTCATTTTCCTTCAGGTAACCAAGGATGTCTTTGGCTCCATGCACGAGCTGTTTCAGGTTATCGCTCCCTCTCTCCCCCGCGCCGTGAAAAAACAGGACCAGGGGATAGGACTTCGAGTTGTCCATTTTCCCGGGCAGGTGAATTCTGTAGTTTAACGAAGCCTCTCCCGAAGACGCGTAAACCTTTGCCTCAAAATGTTCCTCTGCCCCCATTGCTGTGTTTAACATGACCATGCAGGCCAGCGGGGCGACACGAATTAAATAATTGGGCTTCATTCTCTACTCCTCTCATTCCTCGATATGGCATAGTTCTAAGAGTTTTCCACCCTCGCTCAAACTCTATTCGCACATTCGTATTGGAACACTGCCGCATTTCACGCAGATCCGAGCTTCCAGGTGCTTCGGTCCGCTTCGCTGGAGGGCCCTCGCGGGCGAGTTGGAGAGGATTTATTAGATGACTTCTCTTACTCCCTTCCTCGCTGTCTCTAGCCCCGCGGTTGTAAAATTAAATTTCTTTTCTATTCCCTGGAGAGATCACATGGCATGAAGCCGGAGGCGGTATGACATTGTGACCATCGTCTGGTTGGCCATGGTTAGCGCTTGATATCTGATATGCACTTTAATGCTCCTTGAAATACCTTAGGGTTCTGAAGTCTTTCTAATCCTGTTATGATGCTATTATCTTCTGCAATTCCTGAAAGTTCCCTGATGAACTCTTGGATGCTCCTCAACCTCACGTTTTCGGGGTAATCAGCAATCTTCAGTATCCACTCCCTGCATTTCGCGTTCTCGCAGATTGCTTGAATCAACGCTATATCATCTTCTGAAAAACCGCTTTTTTGAGTCGGTGCTGTCATGTTGTTTTCTTTCACCCAACCGTAGGGCACTGGCAACCCAGCCTGTGAGTTTTGGATTTTAGGTGGTTGTCGAAAGCCGGGCGGCGAACATGGGGTTGACCAGCTCCGACTGGATGTAGTCCAGACTGGTCGAATGGTGTCCCATGGTCGAGTGCTTTCCCTCGTAGACGCATGGGTTCATTTTAAACGTTAATTAACGTCAATTAACGGTTCCTCCCCCAGCACTCTGGCTTCTCTTTTTCGTGTCTTTCGCGCCTTTCGTCGTCAAAATGATTCATGCCTGGCTTTTATTCATTCTTTCTACATCGGTAAGCACGATCACTCCTGTAGCGCGGAACACGAAAGATGTTGATAGCTGCGTCTGGATCGCACCTCAATCGCCATAGTGTGTCCACATTCGCAAAACCTTCACGACTTTCTCTTCTTCGTAAACCTGATAGACCAACCTGTGTTGTATGTTGATCCGTCTGGAGTAAGTGCCTGATAAGTCGCCAACCAATGCTTCGTATTCTGGTGGTTTCATGAAGGGGTCCTCCTCCAGTAGATTGATCAGTTCAAGTGCGTTCTCTTTTAGATGACTCCGCGCAATTTTCTTGGCATCTTTTTGTGCCTGCTTGGCGTATACGATCTGATAATTCACCACTCAACCGTCTCACTGCAGTCCTCGATCGTTTCCTTCATTCCCTTTTTGATTGAATCCACCATTCCAGGAATCGCGCTCAAATGGATGGTTTCAGAAATAGCCCTCCAATCATCCTCGGAAACAAGCACCGCATTGCCCCGCTTGCCAGTGATTTGAATGGGGATGTGTGAATCGTTCGCTTCGTCAATAAGCTTGTAGAGCTTGTTCCGAGCGCTGGTTGCGGTAATCGTAGTCATATCCGAAACGTGCGCTATAGCGTGCGTTTGTCAACTCCATTTTCTGCCATCGGTAAGGACGATCACTCCTGTAGTGCGGAACACGAAAGATGTTGATAGCTGCGACTGGATCGCACCTCAATCGCCATAGTGTGTCCACATTCGCAAAACCTTCACGGCTTTCTCTTCTTCGTAAACCTGATAGACCAATCTGTGTTGTATGTTGGTCCGTCTGGAGTAAGTGCCTGATAAGTCGCCAACCAATGCTTCGTAATCTGGTGGTTGCCTGAAGGGGTCCCTGCCAGACGGCTCAGTCGTCCAGTTGATTTTTAGACGGAGTGCAACGGAGATGGTGTAATAATTTTCGGGCGGGTTAACCGGGTTGTCCACGTCGACTGGATGGCTCTTCTTGAAGTCAGTTCGGAATAGATTGTTCGTCGACATTCAGATTAATCTTTCTCTTTTCCCTCTTCGTCTGCATCGCGCTTTCTGGTATTCGATTCGATTCGTTCAAGACTTTCAGAAATGTGCTTCAAGACCTTGAGGATTTCTGTGATCCCACGAGAAACAAAGAATTCAAGTCTATAGATGCAGTAGCATGCTAGCACGATTGCTCCAAAAAATACGATGCTTAAGATTATTTCCATTTTCTCTGTTTAGTTTGCCATCGTCGAGCAGTGGCGCGGCCTAGCCGTTGCCACCTGCGCTTGGTTCTACATTTAGGTTTAGTGCGCCAATCGAGTTTAGAATAGTCTTGGTGATGATTTCTCTCTTGGGGATGTCATCCGTTCCATTGGGTGTGTCTATGTTCAATGCGAAAAACACTGGTCCGGTAGCATGCTCAATCCAGCCGACCCACCAGCAAACCTTGCCATCCCATCCTGCCTTTCCTCGTAAAATCCAATCATGGCCAGCCTCTAATATCATCAGATCCTTCACGAGTCGTTGGTTGGCAACGGTGAAAGGTAGCTCATTCCTGTAAAGTCTTTTTAGGAATTTGATTTGTTCGTGTGCAGAGATCTCCAAATTTCCACTAATCCAAAAAGGTTCTTTTCCGGATGGGTCTTGGTTCCCATATTGAATCCGCTTTAAATAGTCGCGTTCTTTCGTCGCGCCTATCTCTTTTGCGAACTGTTGGTAGACCCAAACAACAGAGTAGCGCATTGCTGACCGAAGGTCCTGATCACGGTCCCATTCAGGATTAGCTCTTTTCTTACCATCCCAGCGGACGGTCTCGAATTCATCTCGAATGACTTCTGAATCCAAAGCGAAGAGAGTATGCGGAATCTTAAATGTTGATGCGGGTGAAAACCGCTTTTCAGCACGAACGCTGTTGAACGTCATAAGCCCTTCCGTCCCAGGTCGCTCGTCGTAGATAACTATTGTTCCTTCGACTTTGAGTTGCTCGAAGAAAGGCGCCCAGTCCGCTCGCTCGCTGGATGCATCGACTGATGCCAGACATGTTAACATGCTTATAATGCAGGCATAAAAGCACTTAAGGTTACCACGGATTTGATTCATCTTATCTTGAAGAACCTCGAATTCAGGTGCGGCGTAGAACGCCGTATTCTCTATCGGCTGGTTCTACTTGATCCGAGTGAAGAGCCATGATGATAAAGTCGCACTCGATTCCATCCAACTCCCTTGCTTTGAGCTTTCTTCCTTCAACTTGGAATCCAAGCTTCTTGTAGAGTTCAATTGCTGGTGTGTTGGTCGAGAAGACTTCCATTTCTATTCTTTTGATGCCTTTCGATTGAGCATCGGCAATCGCCTTAGAGAGAAGCTTCTCTCCGATTCCTTTTCTTCTATGATTGGCAACGACGCCCATTCCCATGCGTGCTACATGCTTAGAACCTTCATATGGATAAGGTATGATGTCGCACCAACCAACAACTTCGCCTGCCTCGATCGCGAAGACCTGAGTCCATTCATTTTCTTGAATTTCTTTTAGGAAGGTGTGTGTGGATTCAATTTCAGGGGCTTTAACGAAGTGGAGAAACTTTCTTTCCCTAGCGACTGAGTCTACCGCTTTCCAAAAGCTCTCTAGATACGCTAGTGACGCTGTTTCGATTTTCATTTCTTTTGTCGAACGTCGAGCGTAGTAACGGAGGTGAGCGGAGAGAACCGGAGTTGACTACCGCGCCTGGATGGACCCTTCACTTCGAATCCACTCGGACAGTCGGGTTCGAATGTCGCCTAAAGCCTCTTTGGGTAAAGTTCCAAGCTTGCCGGCAAAAATGGATGGGTGAACCACTGCAAGCCGACTGGTCCGAATCAGACT contains these protein-coding regions:
- a CDS encoding c-type cytochrome — its product is MKPRRARILCLLLPMSFVACERKAELDLSVAPEGAIEQGVALMGTHCHTCHGVGESRMDAMLAPPLWGVRAHYLARHSDPEDFVDAMTAFVQKPRMESSLLLFEVARYGLKAPVSLSEAEIRSVSWAIYAGRVERPSWSREYRKRHASCEANW
- a CDS encoding GNAT family N-acetyltransferase produces the protein MKIETASLAYLESFWKAVDSVARERKFLHFVKAPEIESTHTFLKEIQENEWTQVFAIEAGEVVGWCDIIPYPYEGSKHVARMGMGVVANHRRKGIGEKLLSKAIADAQSKGIKRIEMEVFSTNTPAIELYKKLGFQVEGRKLKARELDGIECDFIIMALHSDQVEPADREYGVLRRT
- a CDS encoding MFS transporter, giving the protein MNLLASKPGRLVAFGGLYLSEGIPGGFLMMAIATEIQRRGMEGASIYSAFIALLALPWVFKFMMGPFVDNIRLKRFGARKQWIVLSQSIMVLALGMAMFFLPETIDVPENEVKGILATIEGLYLSGIVLFGGLLFLHNFFAATQDAAIDAMACQVLREEERGLANGVMFSCTHAGYLLGGSGALWLKGSFGSFEASSMVVLAFMGCILTGVIFLIKEKSAAQEIADGELPAPEPGHSGWQAAKEQIIDYFKTIWKDIFLSKNGILSVMLALTPIGALALSMLLSTLMAPRLGMTDNEIAALNTASTFVFIPFCLLGGWLSDRFDRRVVLGITASMTVIPSLWIGWQFKQAGWDHPPEAIDGTWPREEALIVSWWIATLAFSVFNGLKYAVKNALYMDIVTPKIAATQFTALMAFTNLTNIYSKLWQGQALDTINGWNWTVWNLIYVDAGIGLLFLIVLYFIKPTPREKRAPDIAA
- a CDS encoding type II toxin-antitoxin system Phd/YefM family antitoxin, with the protein product MTTITATSARNKLYKLIDEANDSHIPIQITGKRGNAVLVSEDDWRAISETIHLSAIPGMVDSIKKGMKETIEDCSETVEW
- a CDS encoding prolyl oligopeptidase family serine peptidase, producing MKPNYLIRVAPLACMVMLNTAMGAEEHFEAKVYASSGEASLNYRIHLPGKMDNSKSYPLVLFFHGAGERGSDNLKQLVHGAKDILGYLKENDEPAIIVAPQCPAGEKWVNTPWGADSHIMPDKPSASMRLVVELLREVRKTYPVDASRIYVTGLSMGGYATWDIIQRMPETFAAAMPVCGGGDTALAETIRNIPIWVFHGGADTVVKAQRSRDMVAALERVGGKVRYTEYEGVGHNSWDRAYRDDEALSWLFGQTRSGQSGKAETN
- a CDS encoding PLD nuclease N-terminal domain-containing protein codes for the protein MRPHVISGFLQNISGAEILVLFAVLGYGLSICYLVHCAMNTKMNGTMKGVWLLVVFLIPVFGPTAYLLAGRQGQTCKRRA
- a CDS encoding SHOCT domain-containing protein; this translates as MSISDELSKLADLKEQGALSSEEFEAAKKKILSGDSSAPQKRANYPTKNYQFEDRSDDSVGKAANRYVTLQIIMAVIGILVFLLFFAPMMCSSSNSPFDSQPKLNVSPGLR
- the blaOXA gene encoding class D beta-lactamase; amino-acid sequence: MNQIRGNLKCFYACIISMLTCLASVDASSERADWAPFFEQLKVEGTIVIYDERPGTEGLMTFNSVRAEKRFSPASTFKIPHTLFALDSEVIRDEFETVRWDGKKRANPEWDRDQDLRSAMRYSVVWVYQQFAKEIGATKERDYLKRIQYGNQDPSGKEPFWISGNLEISAHEQIKFLKRLYRNELPFTVANQRLVKDLMILEAGHDWILRGKAGWDGKVCWWVGWIEHATGPVFFALNIDTPNGTDDIPKREIITKTILNSIGALNLNVEPSAGGNG
- a CDS encoding cupin domain-containing protein, giving the protein MKPEIIKHGASQEYDTSERCAILELSNDGSDPDVSIARARVAAGVTTAWHRLEGTAERYVIQSGRGRVEVGELPPTEVGPGDVVRIPPGVRQRIMSRGNEDLIFLAICTPRFRPECYLDLEP
- a CDS encoding Txe/YoeB family addiction module toxin, translating into MSTNNLFRTDFKKSHPVDVDNPVNPPENYYTISVALRLKINWTTEPSGRDPFRQPPDYEALVGDLSGTYSRRTNIQHRLVYQVYEEEKAVKVLRMWTHYGD
- a CDS encoding Txe/YoeB family addiction module toxin, translated to MNYQIVYAKQAQKDAKKIARSHLKENALELINLLEEDPFMKPPEYEALVGDLSGTYSRRINIQHRLVYQVYEEEKVVKVLRMWTHYGD